In Ketobacter sp. MCCC 1A13808, the sequence TCGCCAGCGCTATACCGACGCTCCGCCCAGCCAGCATAAAATCATCCACGGTGCGGTTGCGGCGGCCTAGCCACCACCCGAACAGCACCCAGGCTAATCCAAAAATGATTAAAATAATGACTGCAGTTTGAGTAGGAATCTGTGCGGCAAACATAGGCTCTGCTTTAGTTATTCTTTTGCGTAAAACGGAACAGACAGACCACCAGAATCGCAAACAATGCGGCACCCAATCCGAATAAGAGAGTTGCTGACGTCAGATCGCGGTGCGCAACTGCAAATTGAGCTGGCTTGCCGACGGGCTGACCTATAGGAGAAACGATGCGGGCGAAATAATCACCATCGTTAAAACCACTGAGATGTACCTGGGATTGTGAAGTCAGGGTAAATTCACGCACCAGATGCTGGAATTGAGAATCTGAAGAAATCTGGATACGGACAGGCTGCTCCTGTTTCGAGTATTCTTCAAAGCTCAGGGTGACAAAGCCTTCACTCACTGAGGAAGCGTTCGCAAGAATGACGTTCTCCTGCGGGCTTGGTTCCGGCTCAGCTTGCACTAAAAAAGCGCAAAAAAGCAGGCAAAAATAGAGCGTCATTCTCAACATGGATCCGGAAAAAGACCTATTGGCTTGTCGTTAGCTAATGCGGGTAAAAGCGACACCAGAGTAACAAAGCCGCCTACTCAAATCAAACCAGCCACTCATCAACGCCCCCCTTGCTGCTGCTCCTGCTGCGCCAGTTTGCGCTCTACATCACCAGGGGAACCCGTTTTTTTCGCCAGCAATTCGTAAGCCACCGGCACCACAAACAAAGTAAAGAAAGTAGCCGCCAATGTACCTGACAACACCACCACACCGATCACCGTGCGCGTTTCCGCACCGGCACCGGTGGACAATATCAGAGGGACTGAACCCGCTGCCGTGGTAATTCCGGTAATCACGATCGGTCTGAAACGCACTTTGGTCGCTTCCAGTATAGCTTCCTTAAAATGCATTCCTTCGTCTCGTAACTGGTTGGCAAACTCAACAATCAGAATTCCGTTTTTGGAGGCTAATCCGATTAACATCATCAAACCGATCTGGGAGTAAATATTGAGTGTGCCACCGATCAAGTAAAGCCCGAACAGGCCCCCCGCCATCGCCAAGGGTACCGTCAGCATAATGACAAAGGGATGAATATAGCTTTCAAATTGCGCCGCCAACACTAAAAAGGTCACCAGTAATCCCAGTACGAAAATAAACAGCACACTGTCGCCCGATGACTTGAAATCACGGGACTGGCCTTTGTAATCGATCAAAGCATCCGCTGGTAATTCTTCACGCACCAGACTTTCCAGATAGGTCAACGCTTCCCCTAATGAATAATCCTCCCGCAGGTTCGCTTCCATCGTCAGCGCGCGAATGCGATTGTAGCGATTCAGCGAGGTTGAATCTGCAAACTCCTCCAGCTTAACCAGGTTGGACAGCGGCACCAACTGGCCTAGCCTCTCGGCTTTAACATAAATATTTTCCAGGCTGGTGGGGGTGTTTTGTGCATCACGCTCTCCCTCCAGCATTACGTCGTATTCCTCACCTTCCTCTACATAGGTGGTCACCCGCCGTGATCCCAACATGGTTTGCAATGTGCGCCCTATATTGCCAACCGAAACACCCAGGTCTGCAGCCCGATTATAATCAATCACCACCTGCAACTGCGGCTGGGTTTCTTTGTAGTCCCAATCTATCCCGACAAAACCGGGATTATTCTCGTTTATTTTCGCCATCAATATGTCGCGCCATTGGGTCAACTTCTCGTAGGAGCCACCACCCAAAACAAATTGCACCGGTTTCTGGGCGCGGGCACCAAAACCCTGGCGCATCACGGGAAACGCACGGACGCCCGGCAAATCACTTAGCTTTTCGCGAATTTCATCCATGATCACGAAACCGTTACGCCGCAAAGCCCAATCATTTAGCACGTTCACTACAATCGCCGAATTAAAATTTTCCACATTGTCGAAGCCCCGTGGCGCCCTTACCAGCAAACGGGTGATTTCCTGTTGCTCCACATACGGCATCATGCGTCGTTCTATTTCATCCATATAGGTTTCCATATAACGGAAAGTGGCCCCTTCAGGCCCCTGCACCATCAGAAAGAACGCACCGCGATCTTCCTTCGGCGCGTACTCCGACGGCGTTTCATTGAACAGAAAATACGTTGACAGCATAATGGCGATGAAAGCGAGAACCACAATGACCGGAAAACGCAAACAAACACCGACCGCATGGCTATAGTGGTCCCTCATCCAATCCAGAAAACGATTCACTTCACGCACCATTCTGCTTGGTGCCGCTTGGTGCTTGAGCACCTTGGACGCCAACATCGGTGACAAAGTCAGCGCCACTAACGTTGAGAAACACACTGCAGCGGTCATGGTCAACGCGAACTCCGAAAACAAGCGCCCCAAATCCCCCTGCAGGAACGCTATCGGAACGAATACCGCAACCAACACCAACGTGGTCGCAATTACGGCAAATCCCACTTGTCGTGTACCACGATACGCAGCCAGTAACGGGGGCTCTCCATAATCCTGCATGCGTCGCACAACGTTCTCCAGCACGACCACGGCGTCATCCACAACCAAGCCGATGGCGAGCACCAATGCCAGCAGGGTTAACAGGTTCACTGAAAAGCCCAGAGCGTACAACGCAATAAAAGTACCTATTATGGAAACCGGAACGGTTACAGCGGGGACCAGCATGGCGCGGGCGCTGCCCAGAAACAGATAGATCATCAGCACCACCAGCCCGATAGAAATCATCAGCGTGGTATAAACCTGTCGCACTGCGTCTTCCACGAACACCGACGAATCGTAACTTTGTTCCAGACTCATATGCGAGGGCAACAGGTCATTCACCTGCACCGCTTCGGCTTTCACCGCACGTGCCACTTCCAGGGTGTTGGCAGTGGATTGCTTGATAATACCGATACCGACTTGAGGAATGCCGTTGCCACGAAACATAACCCGGTTTTCCTCGGTACCTCGAATCACACGAGCCACATCACCCAAACGCGTCAGATAACCATTGGCACTACGGGATAATACGAGCTTGGAAAAGTCGCTCTCATCGCGGAATGCCCGTTGCACACGCACAGTAAATTGGCGGGTATCGCTTTCAATCGAGCCGGCGGGCAGTTCAACATTTTCTGCTCTCAATGCATTTTCAACATCGTTTGCCGTTAAGCCACGAGCAGCCAATTGATTACGATCAAGCCATATTCTCATGGCATAGCGTTGTCCGCCGCCAATACGAATACGCGCCACACCGTCCAATACAGAAAACCGGTCTACCAGATAACGCTCGGCATAGTCGGTTAACTCCGGAATATTCATGCCCTCGCCCACCAGGTTGAGCCACATGATGACCTCGTCGTCACCGGATTGCTTTTGAACCTCCGGTGTATCCACTTCCACAGGCAAATCGTTCGCAACACCCGCTACCCGGTCACGGACATCATTGGCTGCCGCATCAATGTCCCGATCAATTTCAAATTCGATAATGATGCGTGAGTTACCATCATCACTGATCGACTCTATGTATTTAATGCCTTCGAGACCGGCAATACGATCTTCGATAATCTGGGTTATCCGGGTTTCGACCACATTCGCCGCCGCCCCAGGATAACCGGTATTAATCACCACAATCGGTGGATCGATCTGCGGGTATTCTCGCAGTGGCAGGCGGTCAAAGGCGACAATGCCGAACGCAATTAGCAGAAAGGAAATTACTGAAGCAAAAACCGGGCGTTTAACAGAGAGATCAGAGATCAACATTAACGCTCATCCTCACCGAAAAGGTGAGCGGAAAGGGTCACCGCATCACCTGATTTCACTTTTAAAGTGCCGTCGGTGACCACCTTATCGCCAATGGATAACCCACTCAAAATTTCTACTTTTCCGAGCCAGCGTGAACCGATTTTTACTTGCCGTTTCTCAACAGTCAGCCCCGATTCCGCCTCAACAATGACAAAGACGAAATGGTCTTTGCTCTGCTGGAACAGCGCCTCTTCCGGAACGATCATCGCATCCCGCTCCCGGGTCAACAGCTCGACCTCCATCAACAGACCCGGCTTCAATGACCCATCTTCATTGGACAATACCGCTCGCACGGTAACAGAGCGGGACACCGGATCAATGAGGTTATCCACCACTTCGATGAGGCCGGTAAATTGTCGTTCCGGAAACGCCCGGGAGGTAGCGACAATCGATACCCGAGGGCGAATGGAAAGCAAATAAACCGATGGGACGCTGAAATCCAGCTTCATTTTACTGTCGTCAATAACGGTGGTGATGATATCCCCTGGCGCCAGATAAGCACCGCGGCTGACATTGCGCAAGCCCACCACACCATCGAAAGGGGCCATCACAATACGGTCCTGCAAACGGGCATCAATTGCTTCCAGTCGAGCGCGGGAAACGTCATAATCCCGCTGCTTTTCATCCAAAAGCGACTGTGATGCATCCCCCCTTTTAGCAACGGCGCGAAACCGGTTCAACTGACTCAAAGCCTCGTCAACAGTGAATTGCGCCTCCCGCAGCAGCGCCTTTTCCTGCCGATTCTCCATTTCCACCAGGACTTGACCTTTTTTAACCCGTTGCCCGCCTTCGAATTTAACCGCACTGACCATTTCAGCAACGTTCACCGTAAGGGCCACGACCTCATTGGCACGCAAGGTTCCCAGTGCTTCAACCC encodes:
- a CDS encoding efflux RND transporter permease subunit: MLISDLSVKRPVFASVISFLLIAFGIVAFDRLPLREYPQIDPPIVVINTGYPGAAANVVETRITQIIEDRIAGLEGIKYIESISDDGNSRIIIEFEIDRDIDAAANDVRDRVAGVANDLPVEVDTPEVQKQSGDDEVIMWLNLVGEGMNIPELTDYAERYLVDRFSVLDGVARIRIGGGQRYAMRIWLDRNQLAARGLTANDVENALRAENVELPAGSIESDTRQFTVRVQRAFRDESDFSKLVLSRSANGYLTRLGDVARVIRGTEENRVMFRGNGIPQVGIGIIKQSTANTLEVARAVKAEAVQVNDLLPSHMSLEQSYDSSVFVEDAVRQVYTTLMISIGLVVLMIYLFLGSARAMLVPAVTVPVSIIGTFIALYALGFSVNLLTLLALVLAIGLVVDDAVVVLENVVRRMQDYGEPPLLAAYRGTRQVGFAVIATTLVLVAVFVPIAFLQGDLGRLFSEFALTMTAAVCFSTLVALTLSPMLASKVLKHQAAPSRMVREVNRFLDWMRDHYSHAVGVCLRFPVIVVLAFIAIMLSTYFLFNETPSEYAPKEDRGAFFLMVQGPEGATFRYMETYMDEIERRMMPYVEQQEITRLLVRAPRGFDNVENFNSAIVVNVLNDWALRRNGFVIMDEIREKLSDLPGVRAFPVMRQGFGARAQKPVQFVLGGGSYEKLTQWRDILMAKINENNPGFVGIDWDYKETQPQLQVVIDYNRAADLGVSVGNIGRTLQTMLGSRRVTTYVEEGEEYDVMLEGERDAQNTPTSLENIYVKAERLGQLVPLSNLVKLEEFADSTSLNRYNRIRALTMEANLREDYSLGEALTYLESLVREELPADALIDYKGQSRDFKSSGDSVLFIFVLGLLVTFLVLAAQFESYIHPFVIMLTVPLAMAGGLFGLYLIGGTLNIYSQIGLMMLIGLASKNGILIVEFANQLRDEGMHFKEAILEATKVRFRPIVITGITTAAGSVPLILSTGAGAETRTVIGVVVLSGTLAATFFTLFVVPVAYELLAKKTGSPGDVERKLAQQEQQQGGR
- a CDS encoding efflux RND transporter periplasmic adaptor subunit; its protein translation is MPDLKQPFTGLYLLILTSLGTVSVHAAVPADPINVIAAPVVQEAVADRVEALGTLRANEVVALTVNVAEMVSAVKFEGGQRVKKGQVLVEMENRQEKALLREAQFTVDEALSQLNRFRAVAKRGDASQSLLDEKQRDYDVSRARLEAIDARLQDRIVMAPFDGVVGLRNVSRGAYLAPGDIITTVIDDSKMKLDFSVPSVYLLSIRPRVSIVATSRAFPERQFTGLIEVVDNLIDPVSRSVTVRAVLSNEDGSLKPGLLMEVELLTRERDAMIVPEEALFQQSKDHFVFVIVEAESGLTVEKRQVKIGSRWLGKVEILSGLSIGDKVVTDGTLKVKSGDAVTLSAHLFGEDER